In Sphingobacterium sp. R2, the genomic stretch TCCCTTCGGGCCACGGCATGACACAACCCTCGTTTGTGTCTTATATGGAAAGCCATGACGAACAGCGGTTGCTGTTCAAATGCCTGAATTATGGCAATTCATCAGGTAGTTATAACATCAAGAACCTCAGCACGGCATTAAAACGTATGGAACAGGTTGCAGTCTTTTTATTGGCTTCGCCCGGACCTAAGATGATCTGGCAGTTTGGTGAATACGGCTATGATGTATCTATCGATGAAAATGGGCGCACAGGCGAAAAACCATTGTTGTGGAGTTATCTACAACAAGATGATCGCAAAAAGCTCTTTGAGACCTACGCCAAACTCACACGTTTCAAAACCAAAAATAGCATTTTCCAAAACGGGACAATTATCACATCGGCTATGAAAGATGCCGTTAAATATTTTGTTCTCGAAAAGGAAGGACAACAAGTAGGGGTACTTGGCAATTTTGGGGTAGAAAGTGTGGACTTTGCCTTGCCGGCAGCGTTGCAGGGGCAGTGGGTCGATAATTTTACAGGAAAAGAGCTCAATTGGTCTGGCCAGTCAAAATTGAGTTTACTACCTGGGCAGTACCAATTGATAAGCAAAACAAAACTAAATAAATAAACAGTTATTTTATGAACAAACAGCTATCACGTCCATTTTGGGCTCTGAGCATGCTACTCGGTGTAAGTGCTTCGGCATTTGCGCAACAGGCAACGCTAAAAGGGCGAGTAATGGACCAGAAGGGGAGTTCCTTGGTCGGTGCTACACTGCGCTTCGAGGATATTCAAAAATCACTGTCTACCAATGCGAATGGGGATTTTAGCTTGGATAGACTACAAACAGGGAAATTACGTCTGAAAGTAAGTATGGTCGGATATGCGACCCTGGATACCTTGATCCAGGTCGGCGATGGACAGCATCCGTTAAACCTTTACCTGAAATCCAATACCAGTGCACTGGAAGAGGTTGTAGTGATTGGTTATGGTACACAAAAGAAAAGTGACCTGACGGGTTCAATCAGCACAGTATCTGCAAAAGATTTTCAAAAAGGACAGATCTCCTCGCCGGAGCAACTCATTATGGGGAAAGTTCCGGGCGTACAGATTACAACAAGTGGGGGGCAGCCAGGCGCAGGAAGTACAATCCGGATCCGTTCCGGCGCTTCACTGAATGCCAGTAACGATCCATTGATCGTCGTGGATGGGATTCCTTTGGCTGGTGGCTCTGTATCTGGGGTAGCGAATCCATTAAGTTTGATTAATCCAAATGATATCGAGACATTTACCATCTTGAAAGATGCCAATGCAACGGCAATTTACGGTTCGCGTGCATCGAATGGTGTCATCTTAATCACCACCAAAAAAGGCAGCCGCTCAGGAACACAGATCAACTTCTCGACACAGAATTCTTTGGCGACTGTGGCCAATAAAGTAAAACTGCTCAACGCGGATCAAATCCGCGATTATGTCAATACCAATGGCAGTGATGCGATGAAAAAGCTGTTGGGAACAGCAAATACCGATTGGCAGGATGTGATTTATGGCAATGCCTTTACTACGGACAATAATGTTAACATTGCTTCCAGAGCTGGCAATATGCCTTACCGTATTTCTGCTGGTTATATGAATCAAGACGGGGTGCTGAAAAATGATAACTTAAAACGGACCACTGCGGCGTTGGCCTTAACACCAAAATTTCTCGACAATCACCTTTCCTTGGATGTGAATGTGCGTGGTACCTGGTCAAAATCTAAATTCGCTACTCAGGATGCAATTGGTACAGCTATTCAGTTCGATCCCACCCAACCTGTGTATGTAGAGGATAAAAGTAGTTTTGGCGGGTACTACGAGTGGATTCAAGGGGGGAAGCCTAATCCCAATGCACCTCGCAACCCGTTAGCCTTGTTGGATTTACGCAAAGATAATGGCGATGTGTTTAGAAGTATCGGAAATGCAAAGGTGGATTATAGTTTTCATTTCCTGCCGGAGCTGCATGCCAACCTAAACGTCGGCTACGATTTGGCACGTTCCAAAGGCAATACATTCACCCCAGCGATCGCTGCACGTAATTTTAATGAGGGTGGTGAAAGAACGCAATATAAAACCGATATCAACAATAAAACGCTGGAGTTTTATTTAAAGTATGATAAGGAATTACCTACAATCAAAAGTACGATAGACGCGACATTAGGCTATGGCTACTATAAAAATAGTAGCAAGGTTTACAATTTTAACCGTACAAATGCGGATGGTGATAAGATCCTAAATGAACCTACTCGGCCTTTTGATAAGCCCGAAAATCTGTTGATCTCTTATTATGGCCGTCTGATTTATACCTATGACAACCGCTATGTTCTGTCGGGAATCTTGCGGTCGGATGGTTCTTCCCGTTTTAGTCCAGATAACCGTTGGGGATATTTTCCTTCTGTTGGATTTACCTGGCGGGCAAAGAACGAAGGCTTTTTAAAAGATATAGCTGCAGTATCCGAACTGAAGCTCCGTCTAAGTTATGGAAAAACCGGGCAGCAAGATGGCATCGCCAACTATTCTTATTTGCCTAATTATACCATCAGCGGCAACGAGTCGATGTATCGCTTTGGTGATGAATACTACTATTTAAATTCACCTGTGGCCTACGATAAAGACATTCGTTGGGAAAATACAACAACCTATAATGCCGGAGTTGATTTTGGCTTTAGCAACAATCGGGTCTACGGTAGCGTGGATTATTATTCGAAAAAGACCAAAGACCTGCTCAGCACGATTTCCGTCCCTGTAGGCTCTAACTTTAGCAATTTCCTGTTGACCAACGTGGGTAACATGGAAAACCAGGGGCTGGAGTTTAATGTACACTTCGTCCCGCTAAAAACGGATAATTCGACCTTGGACATCGGTTTTAACCTAACTTATAATAAGAGTAAAGTAACCAATCTGACACAGAGTGATGATCCGAACTTTATTGTAGAGACCGGTGGTATCCGTGGTGGTACAGGCGGAAATATCCAGGCGCATAAGGTTAATTTCATGCCAAACAGTTTCAATGTTTTCCAACAGGTATATGATGAACAAGGGCATCCTGTCGAAGGTGTCTATGTTGACCGTAATGGAGATGGCGTTATCAGCGATAACGATCGCTATCTGTATAAATCACCGTTACCGAAATATCTTTTGGGTTTTACGGCGGCATACAGCTACAAAAAATGGTCGGCAACAACGGTATTGCGCGCAAATCTTGACAATTATGTATACGACAATGTTTCCTCTAATTTGGGAAGTGGAGCTAATATCAACGATCAGGCCGTTCTGGTGATTAATAATGCGCCGGTAGATTTTTTAAATACCAATTTTCTGCTCAAACAGCTCCGAAGTGATTACTACATTAAGAACGCTTCGTTTTTGAAAATGGATAATGTCAACCTGAGTTATAACCTTGGAAAATTTATCCGGAATAGTAACGCTTCAATGTCGATTTCTGCAACTGTACAAAATGTATTTACGATTACCAAGTATAAAGGTGTTGACCCAGAGATATTTAACGGTATAGACGATCGCTTTTATCCGAGGCCAAGGACTTATGTATTGGGTGTAAATGTGAGTTTTTAAACGATATAACAATGAAAAAATTAAATAAATATATAGGTGTATGCTTGCTGGCTATAGCACTGAGCAGCTGCCATAAGGATTTGGATCTGAAACCGACGAACGACGTAACAGCAGATGTAGCCTACAAAGATTTTAAAGGCTATACCTCGTCTTTCGCAAGATTATATGGATCATTGACCTTAACCAGTACATCGGGGCCGAATAACTCTGATCTGGGAGGATTGGATGCCGGTACATCGGATTTTTTACGCCTTTTTTGGAACGCACAGGAACTTACGACCGATGAAGCCGCTTGTGCTTGGCTCAATGACCCTGGGATCAGTGGGCTGGATTATCTCGATTTTGACGATAGCAATCCCATGCTACGGGGTCTTTACACGCGTTGTGTATACAGTGCTACCCTTGTCAATGAATTTTTAAGAGAGAGCACGGATGCTAAATTGGCCGAACGCGGTATTTCAGATGCCGACAAAAAAGAGATCGCTTATTATCGTGCCGAAGCAAGATTCTTACGTGCTTACAACTATTGGGTTCTACTTGATCTATTCGGAAATCCACCCTTTGTAACCGAAGAAACTTCGGTCGGTAAAGTATCGCCGCCACAGATCAAACGAGCTGAACTTTTTGCTTATATAGAGAAAGAGCTGTTGGAAGTTGCGGTCCAGCTAAAAGGTGCCAAACAGAATGTATATGGCCGTGTAGATCAAGTTGCGGCATGGGGGCTGTTGGCTCGTTTATACCTCAATGCGGAAGTTTACTTGGGTGCTGGAAATAAGAAATATACCGAAGCAATTACATTCGCAGAAAAAGTACTGAACTCGGGCTATAGTTTGGGGACAAATTATCGCGAGCTTTTCTATGCAGATAATGATGTGAACAACCCCGAATTTATTTTTTATCTGCCTTATGATGGTACCAAAACACAAAGCAAGGGTGGTACAACTTATCTGATCAATGCAGCTATTGATGCAACCATGCATCCCACTTCATTTGGTGTACCGGGCGGCGGTTGGGCGGGAAATCGGACGCGTGACAATATCGCAACCATTTTCGGTGATTACTCCGGAGCAACGGACAAAAGGGCAATGTTTCACTTAAATACAAGCGTAAAAATAGAAGATATCGCTGTCTATAAGCAGGGGTTGGCAGTTACTAAATTCCGGAATGTGAACAAGGACGGAAAAACTGCTCCTCCGGCAGCTGAAGGTTTTGTTGCTTCGGTGGATTTCCCGTTGATCCGTCTGGCAGAGATGAACTTGATCTATGCTGAGGCAACATTGCGTGGCGGCTCTGGCGGAAGCTTGGCCAAGGCGCTGGACTATGTCAATAAACTGCGTGTACGTGCCTATGGAAACAACAGTGGGAACTTAACGAATCTTTCTTTGGATGACATTCTCAATGAGCGTGTGAAAGAATTATACTGGGAAGGATTTAGACGTTCGGATTTAATCCGCTATGGCAAATTTACGGGTGATAATTACCTCTGGCCTTTTAAAGGTGGTGTGCTTGCAGGTCAGGCAGTTGCCGGGTATAGGACGCTGTTCCCACTTCCTGCTTCGGATATTATTGCGAACTCCAATCTTGTACAGAATCCAGGCTATAATTAATCAGCATCAGACAGGAAGAACGACGAGTCTCTTCCGGTCAATGTAGCCTTACCTGTAATAAGACAATTGTTGACAGATGAAACCGGGCAATATCTATTGTTCGACGCATTGGCGAATGGTCAGTTACCCGGGCTTTCATCAGCTATTGAAAACAAAAATTAAACAGATGAAAATTATACACTATATCGGAATCATGCTGCTATTTATAGTGGCGTTCCAAAGTTGTAAAAAAGATGAGACGCGCGCTATATTGGCTAGCGGGGAGGACATAAAGCCGGCGACTTTAAGCCTCGATAAAACGAATGTAACCTTGTCAAAAGATAACGCAGAGGATACGGTACTGCACCTCAATATGATTCAGCCTGACTTTGGTTTTCAGGCTGCAGTGACCAATGTCCTTCAGTTTGGGCTTAAAGGTGACAATTTTAAAACTGTAAAGGAAGTGGTTATTCCTAGTGGTCGGAGCACCGTAGGTTTTACGGGTTATGAGCTGAATAGCTATTTACTTGCTTTGGGTGTGTCAACAGGGACCACTTCTGAATTTGACGTGCGCATAAAGTCAAGTATCAACGCTAAAATTACGGTGGTGTATTCGGCTTTAGTTGGTCTGAAGGCGATCCCCTTCGCTTCAACAAGTTATTTATATGCCATAGGGGCTTATGAGGACTGGGTTGAAGCCAATGCTGAATCGTTGATTTCGCCGACGAGTAATGGGATCTATACCGGTATCATCAATTTTCCAGAAGAAAAATTGACCTTTAAACTGACTCCTGAGCGAAATTGGAGCAATTCATATGGAGAAACAGAGCCAGGTAAGATCGTTTACAATGGTGGTCAAGACATCAAGGCTCCACGTGCCGGTAATCTCGAATTGGAAGTAAACACAACAGCTAACACGATTTCTTATAAAGACCATAGCTGGGGCATTATTGGTAGCGCCACGCCTAAGGGCTGGGATGCCGATACGGATATGAAATTCGACAATGCCAATCAGGTATGGAAGCTCACAGTGAGCTTGACTGCAGGCGAGATCAAATTCCGTAAAAACCACGATTGGGGAACCAATTTTGGCGGGACTAATGGCACCTTGGCTGCTGGCGGTGCAAATATCGCCGTTGCCAATGCCGGTACCTATGATATTGTCGTGGATTTCAATGCAAATACATATACGTTGACGAAGAAATAAAAAACGATGTTTAAACGAAATAAAAAGATTACCACAGTATTCGTGGCACTAACGGTGTTTGGATGGAGCCCCCTAATGGGGCAATCCATCCAACGCGTAGAACCTTTAAACTGGTGGGTAGGAATGGAAAATCCGACTTTGCAGCTTGTCGTCTATGGACCTCAGATAGGGAAAAGCGAGGTACAGGTGGAGGATAAAGGGATAGAACTTGTCAAAGTCAATCGCGTAGAAAATCCCAACTACCTCTTTTTGGATGTCAAGGTGGCTGCTTCGGCCAAACCAGGATGGTCAACTTTTACCTTTAGCCAAGGAAAGAAAAAATTAACCTATCGTTATGAGTTGAAGCAGAGAAATCAAAAAATAAAAGCACAGGGTGTGAACAGTGCTGATTTGATCTACCTGATTATGCCCGATCGTTTTGCCAATGGAAACAAAGGAAATGATCAGGTGAAAGGCATGTTGGATATGAGTTTAAACCGAGACTCGATGTATCTGCGTCATGGTGGTGATCTGGAAGGTATTATCGGAAAGCTGGATTACCTACAAGATCTTGGGGTGACATCATTGTGGTTGACCCCTGTGTTGACCAATGACATGCCCCAGGCTTCATATCATGGTTATGCCAACACCGAAACCTATCATATTGATCCCCGTTTTGGTAGCAACGATACCTATGTCCAATTGGGTGAACAGCTGCATAAACGTCAGATGAAACTGATTTTTGATGTGGTGCCCAATCATATTGGAAGTTATCATTGGACGGTAAAAGACAAGCCGATGGCTGACTGGCTCAATGAATGGCCTACCTATACGCAGACATCATACAAAGATCAGACAGTTTTTGATCCTTATGCCTCGGCAGATGACAAAAAGAAAATGGTCAAAGGCTGGTTTGTTCCCACAATGCCCGATATGAACGAACAAAACCCATACGTTCAAAATTATCTGACCCAAAGCCATATCTGGTGGATAGAGACTGCGGCAATAGATGGATTCCGAATTGATACCTATCCGTACAATGATCTTGATTTTATGGCCAAATGGACAGATCGCATTCTGCAGGAGTATCCAAAATTTACCTTTTTTGGTGAAACATGGGTACATGGTGTGGGGAACCAGGCCTATTTTCTGGGTGGAAAACGAGTTGGCCAGGAGGTCGATTCCAAGCTGATGGGTGTCACGGATTTTCAGCTTAATTATGCCATAGGTGATGCACTCAACCAAAAGACAGAATGGACCGCCGGAGCCAATAAATTGTATT encodes the following:
- a CDS encoding SusE domain-containing protein, producing MKIIHYIGIMLLFIVAFQSCKKDETRAILASGEDIKPATLSLDKTNVTLSKDNAEDTVLHLNMIQPDFGFQAAVTNVLQFGLKGDNFKTVKEVVIPSGRSTVGFTGYELNSYLLALGVSTGTTSEFDVRIKSSINAKITVVYSALVGLKAIPFASTSYLYAIGAYEDWVEANAESLISPTSNGIYTGIINFPEEKLTFKLTPERNWSNSYGETEPGKIVYNGGQDIKAPRAGNLELEVNTTANTISYKDHSWGIIGSATPKGWDADTDMKFDNANQVWKLTVSLTAGEIKFRKNHDWGTNFGGTNGTLAAGGANIAVANAGTYDIVVDFNANTYTLTKK
- a CDS encoding glycoside hydrolase family 13 protein, whose protein sequence is MFKRNKKITTVFVALTVFGWSPLMGQSIQRVEPLNWWVGMENPTLQLVVYGPQIGKSEVQVEDKGIELVKVNRVENPNYLFLDVKVAASAKPGWSTFTFSQGKKKLTYRYELKQRNQKIKAQGVNSADLIYLIMPDRFANGNKGNDQVKGMLDMSLNRDSMYLRHGGDLEGIIGKLDYLQDLGVTSLWLTPVLTNDMPQASYHGYANTETYHIDPRFGSNDTYVQLGEQLHKRQMKLIFDVVPNHIGSYHWTVKDKPMADWLNEWPTYTQTSYKDQTVFDPYASADDKKKMVKGWFVPTMPDMNEQNPYVQNYLTQSHIWWIETAAIDGFRIDTYPYNDLDFMAKWTDRILQEYPKFTFFGETWVHGVGNQAYFLGGKRVGQEVDSKLMGVTDFQLNYAIGDALNQKTEWTAGANKLYSTLASDFLYPHPEQNVLFLDNHDKDRFFSVVGENVQKYKSAMAWLMTTRGIPQLYYGAEILMKNFSNPDGLLREDFQGGFAGDKLNKFTVEGRTKAEQDMWAFIQTLANYRKQHAVLQTGKTMQYVPEDGVYVYFRYNEKQTVMVVMNCNDVAKELKLDRFRERNNQVKSYFDIIQKQETNPVDHSLKLDAYETKVFELKF
- a CDS encoding RagB/SusD family nutrient uptake outer membrane protein — protein: MKKLNKYIGVCLLAIALSSCHKDLDLKPTNDVTADVAYKDFKGYTSSFARLYGSLTLTSTSGPNNSDLGGLDAGTSDFLRLFWNAQELTTDEAACAWLNDPGISGLDYLDFDDSNPMLRGLYTRCVYSATLVNEFLRESTDAKLAERGISDADKKEIAYYRAEARFLRAYNYWVLLDLFGNPPFVTEETSVGKVSPPQIKRAELFAYIEKELLEVAVQLKGAKQNVYGRVDQVAAWGLLARLYLNAEVYLGAGNKKYTEAITFAEKVLNSGYSLGTNYRELFYADNDVNNPEFIFYLPYDGTKTQSKGGTTYLINAAIDATMHPTSFGVPGGGWAGNRTRDNIATIFGDYSGATDKRAMFHLNTSVKIEDIAVYKQGLAVTKFRNVNKDGKTAPPAAEGFVASVDFPLIRLAEMNLIYAEATLRGGSGGSLAKALDYVNKLRVRAYGNNSGNLTNLSLDDILNERVKELYWEGFRRSDLIRYGKFTGDNYLWPFKGGVLAGQAVAGYRTLFPLPASDIIANSNLVQNPGYN
- a CDS encoding SusC/RagA family TonB-linked outer membrane protein, encoding MNKQLSRPFWALSMLLGVSASAFAQQATLKGRVMDQKGSSLVGATLRFEDIQKSLSTNANGDFSLDRLQTGKLRLKVSMVGYATLDTLIQVGDGQHPLNLYLKSNTSALEEVVVIGYGTQKKSDLTGSISTVSAKDFQKGQISSPEQLIMGKVPGVQITTSGGQPGAGSTIRIRSGASLNASNDPLIVVDGIPLAGGSVSGVANPLSLINPNDIETFTILKDANATAIYGSRASNGVILITTKKGSRSGTQINFSTQNSLATVANKVKLLNADQIRDYVNTNGSDAMKKLLGTANTDWQDVIYGNAFTTDNNVNIASRAGNMPYRISAGYMNQDGVLKNDNLKRTTAALALTPKFLDNHLSLDVNVRGTWSKSKFATQDAIGTAIQFDPTQPVYVEDKSSFGGYYEWIQGGKPNPNAPRNPLALLDLRKDNGDVFRSIGNAKVDYSFHFLPELHANLNVGYDLARSKGNTFTPAIAARNFNEGGERTQYKTDINNKTLEFYLKYDKELPTIKSTIDATLGYGYYKNSSKVYNFNRTNADGDKILNEPTRPFDKPENLLISYYGRLIYTYDNRYVLSGILRSDGSSRFSPDNRWGYFPSVGFTWRAKNEGFLKDIAAVSELKLRLSYGKTGQQDGIANYSYLPNYTISGNESMYRFGDEYYYLNSPVAYDKDIRWENTTTYNAGVDFGFSNNRVYGSVDYYSKKTKDLLSTISVPVGSNFSNFLLTNVGNMENQGLEFNVHFVPLKTDNSTLDIGFNLTYNKSKVTNLTQSDDPNFIVETGGIRGGTGGNIQAHKVNFMPNSFNVFQQVYDEQGHPVEGVYVDRNGDGVISDNDRYLYKSPLPKYLLGFTAAYSYKKWSATTVLRANLDNYVYDNVSSNLGSGANINDQAVLVINNAPVDFLNTNFLLKQLRSDYYIKNASFLKMDNVNLSYNLGKFIRNSNASMSISATVQNVFTITKYKGVDPEIFNGIDDRFYPRPRTYVLGVNVSF